One window from the genome of Methylomarinovum caldicuralii encodes:
- a CDS encoding TolC family outer membrane protein produces the protein MRHWFLLMLILSLPVHADNLLDVYRLALQNDPTIRAARASLKAGLEAEKLGLAELLPKVESKLGFNFTRKENLGQFPAGSLLIPSNTKTNSVTHNWRLQLVQPIFDLTAWFRFRRGQDLTRQAKVRFTAEQQALILRVVEAYVAVLRARANLAASKAREAATKRQLDLAKERFEVGLAAITDVREAEAGYNLAVATRLADEGAVSVAMEKLTVLTGRYHGPLWDLKADYPVEPPDPADRDAWVRFALQNNYDLKAAALEKEAARQGARAAAAEHLPKIVASAGYGHSHTDAEQNNMKQDLNSAFEIDNRVGDVSLDLAMPLFAGGGISAARRQARAEFERSRENWLGTQRTVQQATRAEYINLMTSIARIEAGKLAVASARASLEATRAGYEVGTRNIVDVLNTVQGLYAAERDYANARLDYVLARLRLKRLAGTLTPADIHALNHWLDPPHEPEN, from the coding sequence ATGCGCCACTGGTTTCTCCTGATGCTCATCCTCTCCCTCCCCGTCCACGCCGACAACCTGCTCGACGTCTACCGCCTGGCACTGCAAAACGATCCCACCATCCGCGCCGCCCGCGCCAGTCTCAAGGCCGGGCTGGAGGCGGAAAAGCTGGGGCTGGCGGAGCTGCTGCCGAAGGTGGAGAGCAAGCTGGGCTTCAATTTCACCCGCAAGGAGAACCTGGGCCAGTTTCCAGCGGGCTCTCTGCTCATTCCCAGCAACACCAAGACCAATTCCGTCACCCACAACTGGCGCCTGCAGCTGGTCCAGCCGATCTTCGACCTGACCGCCTGGTTCCGTTTCCGCCGGGGACAGGACCTGACGCGCCAGGCCAAGGTGCGCTTCACCGCCGAGCAGCAGGCGCTGATCCTGCGGGTGGTGGAAGCCTACGTCGCGGTGCTGCGGGCCCGCGCCAATCTGGCCGCCTCCAAGGCGCGGGAGGCGGCGACCAAGCGCCAGCTGGATCTGGCCAAGGAGCGTTTCGAAGTCGGCTTGGCCGCCATCACCGACGTGCGCGAGGCCGAGGCCGGCTACAACCTGGCGGTCGCCACCCGTCTGGCGGACGAAGGGGCGGTCAGCGTGGCGATGGAGAAACTCACCGTGCTGACCGGCCGCTATCACGGCCCGCTCTGGGACCTGAAGGCCGACTATCCGGTGGAACCGCCCGATCCGGCCGACCGCGACGCCTGGGTTCGCTTCGCCCTGCAGAACAACTACGACCTCAAGGCCGCCGCCCTGGAGAAGGAAGCCGCCCGCCAGGGTGCCCGCGCCGCCGCCGCCGAACACCTGCCCAAGATCGTCGCCAGCGCCGGTTACGGCCACAGCCACACCGACGCGGAGCAGAACAACATGAAACAGGATCTCAATTCTGCGTTCGAGATCGACAACCGCGTGGGCGATGTCAGCCTGGACCTGGCCATGCCGCTGTTCGCCGGCGGCGGCATCAGCGCCGCCCGCCGCCAGGCCCGGGCCGAGTTCGAACGCAGCCGGGAAAACTGGCTCGGCACCCAACGCACCGTGCAGCAGGCCACCCGCGCCGAGTACATCAATCTCATGACCAGCATCGCCCGCATCGAGGCCGGAAAACTGGCGGTGGCCTCCGCCCGGGCCTCCCTGGAGGCGACCCGGGCCGGTTACGAGGTCGGCACCCGCAATATCGTCGATGTACTCAACACCGTCCAGGGGCTCTATGCCGCCGAGCGCGACTACGCCAACGCCCGCCTCGACTACGTCCTGGCCAGGCTGCGCCTCAAGCGCCTCGCCGGCACCCTGACCCCGGCCGATATCCACGCCCTCAACCACTGGCTCGATCCCCCCCATGAGCCGGAAAACTAA
- a CDS encoding PKD domain-containing protein, with protein MSGRPGLGRPDDDDRRDHKERHEKSEKLSLKIDKAEYKAEKHRLEVKAKLRHGGDRRYRIELYDAVTGALLASRSSDDDSVKFKLRDLSGGEVPCAVEARVDGLTARRDVRHAPEHCSSGGGGTPPPPPTANLPPECQIVAPAADPVQIGLGRTVDFAGSASDPEGGPLSYEWDFSGGADARPTVPDPAPVTFDRPGRFQVHFHVTDDHGNRCDATHTVIVGNPPPTTAMVPQQPAPGEPGSGDGNHVVLPANDLGMHCADLSSYPFSVLPPFNTVNAHALRRGSEPQLLDDAVVELRYSAASNPNDPVGPDSINSTSQNYPVGASADAAQIVKSDFWDSVGPNGETNAELLFGLPPGLVHPDEGLPVHHNTDHGRYMPGISVPYQAKDPQAFSAFVAEHGWFTAEGIPMTPVDDQGRFNSYPLLRVQALDKASGKVLATTDVVTPVSYEVDCVAYDPDDPAATPLPPVTSRFAENPGTLYRDSHGHGGLGCESCHGSPHAIWPNRNPNANDNVTAMQLQGHRGTLLECTVCHTEGSFPKGTLDGPHGMHPVNDPAWISRHGDFFEHAKGDPCAACHGADHLGTRLAKTPVDRVLKDREGKVLATLKAGDQVACNLCHSLEKSFDK; from the coding sequence GTGTCTGGCCGCCCCGGCCTGGGGCGGCCAGACGATGACGACAGACGCGATCACAAAGAAAGACACGAGAAATCCGAGAAACTGAGCCTGAAGATCGACAAGGCCGAGTACAAAGCCGAGAAGCACCGCCTGGAGGTCAAGGCCAAGCTGCGTCATGGTGGGGACCGGCGTTACCGGATCGAGCTCTACGATGCCGTCACCGGGGCGTTGTTGGCCTCGCGCAGCAGCGACGACGATTCGGTCAAATTCAAACTCAGGGACCTGAGTGGCGGTGAGGTACCCTGTGCCGTCGAAGCGCGGGTGGACGGCCTCACGGCCCGCCGTGACGTCCGCCATGCGCCGGAGCATTGCAGCAGCGGCGGTGGTGGCACCCCGCCACCACCGCCGACGGCCAATCTGCCGCCCGAATGCCAGATCGTCGCCCCTGCGGCCGATCCGGTGCAGATCGGTCTGGGACGGACGGTGGATTTCGCCGGCAGCGCCAGCGATCCCGAGGGCGGCCCGCTGAGCTACGAGTGGGATTTCAGCGGCGGTGCCGACGCCCGTCCAACGGTGCCAGATCCGGCCCCGGTCACCTTCGACCGTCCCGGCCGCTTCCAGGTCCATTTCCATGTCACCGACGACCACGGCAACCGCTGTGACGCCACCCACACGGTGATCGTCGGCAACCCGCCGCCCACCACCGCCATGGTGCCGCAGCAGCCGGCGCCGGGCGAGCCGGGTTCCGGCGACGGCAACCACGTGGTGCTGCCGGCCAACGACCTGGGAATGCACTGCGCCGACCTGAGTTCCTATCCCTTCAGCGTGCTGCCGCCATTCAACACCGTCAACGCCCACGCCCTGCGCCGCGGCAGCGAGCCTCAGCTGCTCGACGATGCGGTGGTGGAACTGCGCTACTCGGCTGCTTCCAATCCCAACGACCCGGTGGGGCCGGACTCGATCAACTCCACCAGCCAGAACTATCCGGTGGGGGCCAGCGCCGATGCTGCCCAGATCGTCAAGAGCGACTTCTGGGATTCGGTCGGCCCCAACGGGGAAACCAACGCCGAGCTGCTGTTTGGGCTGCCGCCCGGCCTAGTCCATCCGGACGAGGGGCTACCGGTACACCACAACACCGACCACGGCCGCTACATGCCCGGCATCAGCGTCCCCTACCAAGCCAAAGATCCCCAGGCGTTCAGCGCCTTCGTGGCGGAGCACGGCTGGTTCACTGCCGAGGGCATTCCCATGACCCCGGTGGACGACCAAGGCCGTTTCAATTCCTATCCGCTGCTGCGGGTGCAGGCGCTGGACAAGGCCAGCGGCAAGGTGCTGGCCACCACCGACGTGGTCACCCCGGTGTCCTACGAGGTGGACTGCGTGGCCTACGATCCCGACGATCCGGCCGCCACGCCACTGCCGCCGGTAACGTCGCGCTTCGCCGAGAATCCCGGCACCCTGTACCGCGACAGCCACGGCCACGGCGGACTGGGCTGCGAAAGCTGCCACGGCAGCCCGCACGCCATCTGGCCCAACCGCAACCCCAACGCCAACGACAACGTGACCGCGATGCAGCTTCAGGGACACAGGGGCACCCTGCTGGAATGCACCGTCTGCCACACCGAAGGCAGCTTCCCCAAGGGCACCCTGGACGGTCCCCACGGCATGCATCCGGTCAACGATCCGGCGTGGATCAGCAGGCACGGGGATTTCTTCGAGCACGCCAAAGGCGATCCCTGCGCCGCCTGCCACGGTGCCGACCACCTGGGCACCCGGCTGGCCAAGACCCCGGTGGACCGGGTGCTCAAAGACCGCGAGGGCAAGGTGCTGGCGACCCTCAAAGCCGGCGACCAGGTGGCCTGCAATCTGTGCCATAGCCTGGAGAAAAGCTTCGACAAGTGA